AATAATCATATTTTGTAAAGATGCTTTCGATCTCGTGAAGTAACCCTTGATTGAGCATTTTTTGCGTGCGTTGCATGATGCGATTTCTTAAGATGTCTCGATCAATTTTGATGGCATATTTTTCGATTGGGTATGGGAAGCTTTCTTTGGGGTATTTTGCAAAATATTGTGTAGGGGGCATCTGAGTGGAGAAATAAATCTCAAGAGCCTTGTGAAGACGATAGGTATCGTTGGGATGGATGTTGTAATCTGGGTCGATTTGTCGCAAAAATTGATATAAATCAGGGAGAGATTTGATTTTTTGTGCGATGTTTTGAGATTGCTCTATGTTTAGATAAGGATGAGGTGAGAGTCCTTCAAGAATACTTTTGAGGTAAAAGCTTGATCCTCCGATAATAAGGAGCGAAGAGCGTCCTTTTTGTTTGCTTCGTTTGATCGCCTCAAACAAAAGATTTCTAAAAAGCATTGCATTGTTTTTTTCATTGGGTTTGAGGATATTGATTCCATAGTGTGGGATTTGGCTTAGTTCTTTTAGAGAGGGTTTGGCAGAGGCGATGTCAAATTCTTGATAGATTGATAAAGAATCTAGAGAGAAAATATCGCAGTGTAATTTTTGAGCTAGCTCTAAGCCTAGAGCACTTTTTCCACTCCCACTCCCACCCAAAATAGCAATAAGCCGAAAATCACTCAAAGCTTAGATTTTTCCCTTAGCTTTTAAGACTGATTGATGAGAGGCTTCTTGCAAGATCCCCTTAAAGCCTTTATTTTCAAGATAAGCCAAGCCTTCTGCAGTAGTTCCTGCAGGGCTTGTCACCAGAGCTTTGATTTCTTGAGGAGAATGAGTCAAAAGAAGTTGTGCAAAACCCTCAAAAGTCGCATATACAAGTTCTCTGCTTTGAGAGAGCGGGATCCCCTCACGCACACCAGATTCGATTAAGGCCTCAGCCACAAGAGACAAAAAGGCAGGAGAGCTTCCATTGGTTGCAATACTTGCATCAATGAGTTCTTCACTTGCCAAAAGCGTTGCGCTTCCAAAAGCTTGAGTAAGTTTTTTTGCAAGAGTTTGTGCCTCAAGAGAACCTAGGCAAAAAAGACTTGTTGATGATTTTTGAATGCTTGCGCCAATGTTGGGCATAGAGCGAGCGAAGTTTTGGGCTTGCGGGAAATGTTTTTGAAGAGTTGCAATATCAACTCCTGCCATAACAGAATAGAGCAAAAAGAAAGATTGATGAATTTGAAAAGATTGGATACCTTTGGGTTTGATGCACAAAATCAAAGTGCTATCTTGAGATAAATGATCTTCAAGAGAGGGGATTGCTTGAGCATTTGGATATTTTGAAGCAAAAGCTTTGGAGCGCTCAAAATCACGACCATAAATTAAAAATGAACAATGAGAAAACATCTGATGAGTGGAAAAACCTTGCATCATAGAAGAAGCAAGATTCCCATATCCGACTAAGATAAATTTTTGCATTAAGATTGGGGAGCTTGGTCTTTGTAGTAGGAGTCGATAGATTCTGTCAATCCATATTGTGGATATTTTGTGCTATCTAAGACAACTTGAGCCATTGTTTTGTTTTTGACATTGAAAATCACAGGAGCCAAAAAGTTGATCGTTGATTGTTCGATAGGGGTTTGCAAGACCATAATATTTCCTACCAAAACATCTTCTTCGCTTTTGATCTCTAGCAAAAGTTCAAGAGCTGAGGGGATTTCAAAATCATATGGGCGTAAAGCAAAGGGGTTGATGAGTGTAAAGATTGGTGAGGAATCTTCATCGTTGGAGAGTTTCATAAAAAGATCATCAATCTTTTCAAGCCTCATTTTTTTCACATCTTCAAATCCTAAGATGGGTGACTTAACCTCAAAAACCATTTCTGTCTCCTGTGTTTCATTGAATTATAATTTCTAGGTCGATTGTAATCGTCATTTTTGGGCTATTCTATCCTAAAAAGTTTGAAAATTAACACATAAACTATGGTTGTGTGAGATATAATCGCACTCTTTTTGCAATGACTGTGTGTAATGTTTGACAGAATTCAATCTCTTGACTGCACAAACAATGATCAAAGATAGGACGAGTTGAGGTGAAAGATTTAGTAGCAAAAAAGGGGGCAGTAATTCTTGTTGTGTGTTTGGGTCTATTTTTTGCCTCATGTTCCAAAAAAACAGATGAGTATGATAAACCCGCGATGTATTGGTATGAGGAGATTTTCAAAGAAATTCGCTATGGCAATTTGGAATCTGCGGATACAAAGTTTTCTTCTTTGCAGAGTGAGCATGTGAATTCTCCATTGATTCCAGAAGCAATGCTTGCTTTGGGTCATGCTCATATGGCAGAAGATGAGTTTATTTTGGCTGAGTTTTATTTTGATGAGTATTTGAAGCGTTTTTCTAACCGCAAAAACTATAGCTATATCAATTATTTGAAGATTTTGGCGCGATATTACTCTTTCAAAAATCACAGCAAAGATCAGCAGTTTATGATTGATTCGATAGCTGATATACAAAATTATTTAGATGCTTATCCCAATGATATTTATACGCCTTTTGTGGCATATATCATGACTAAGTTCAAGCTGGGGATGGCAGAGCTAAACGCTTCGATTATCAATGTTTATAAAAAAGAAGGCAAAGAATATGCAGTCAAACTTTATCTTGAACGCAATGATCAGGATTTGAGAAAAAATTTTAGAAATGTGACAAATGGTGTGCCTTGGTATATGATGGAAGCTTTGGAGATAAAAAAGATTGATTATATTTTGCCCTCTTATGTGCCTTGGTATGTGATGATTTTTAATTGGTAGGAGAAATGAATGAATGAAGAATTGATGAAGATCGATATTATCGTTGAGGAAAACTTAAATGTTTATCCCTTTATGATTGCTCCAGTCTTTATCAGTAATCAAAAAAATATTCAAGCAATCAACAAAGCTTTCAAAGGGGATAAAAAACTTTTGATTGCATTTTTCAAAGAAGGTAGCAATGAGGAGTTTTATCCCGTTGGTGTTGTAGGTGAGATGATGCGTAAGGTCAGCTTGCCTGATGGTCGCGTTAAGATTCTCTTTAGGGGGATTGGCAAGGCTGTGATTGAGGAGTTGATCTCTAAAACTCCGCTTGAGGGGATTGTAAGACCCTTTGTTTATAAACCATACAATCAAGAGATGGCTGAGGCTACCCTTGAGGTTTTGCGTGAGCAACTCCAATACCTAGCAAATGTAAGCTCAAGTATCGCTCCAGAACTCTTAAGGGCAACTGAAGATTCATCAGACCCTAATCGCATCGTTGATTTGATCGCTTCAAGTCTTAAGCTCAAAAAAGCCCAAGCTTATGAGTTATTTTCAAAAAATGATGTGCAAGAAAGACTTTTGCATTTGATTGAGTTGATTGTCGCAGATATTGAGAATCAAAAACTTCAAAGAGAGATCAAAAATCGCGTTCAAACCAAAATGGATCGCGTCAATAAGGAATATTTCCTCAAAGAACAAATTCGCCAGATTCATAAGGAATTGGGGCTTGAGGGACAAAAAGAAGAAGAGATTGAACGCTATAGAGAAAAACTAGCCCACATTAGACCTCATATTACCGATGAGATCCATAAAGAGATCAAGCGTCAAATTGATCGCTTAAGCAAAATGAATCAAGATAGTGGGGATGCAAGCATTGTCCAAAATTACATTGAATGGGTGCTTGAGATTCCTTTTGGAAAAATGAGCAAAGAAAAGCTCTCTATTGCCAATGTTCAAAAACAGCTTGAGAGTGATCATTATTCTCTTAAAAAGCCCAAAGAGAGGATTGTAGAGTATTTTGCAGTGAAAGAGTTGCTTGCATTGAGGGGGAAAGATAGCAAGGATTCTAAAGGAACGATTTTGTGTTTTTATGGCCCTCCTGGTGTGGGGAAAACTTCTTTGGCCAACTCGATCGCTAAAGCGATGGGAAGATCTCTTGTGCGTTTGGCTCTTGGTGGGCTAGAAGATGTGAATGAGTTAAGAGGACATCGACGCACTTATCTTGGGGCGATGCCTGGGCGCATTACTCAAGGGCTTATTGATGCAAAGAGCATGGATCCTGTTATGGTTTTGGATGAGATTGATAAAGTAGGAAGAAGTTTTAGGGGAGATCCTACAAGTGTTTTGCTAGAGATTTTAGATCCTGAGCAGAATAAGGAATTTAGAGATTACTATACGAATTTCAATCTTGATTTGTCAAATGTCGTCTTTATCGCGACAGCAAATGATATTTCTCAAATCCCAGCCCCCCTTAGAGATCGAATGGAGTTTATCCATATTTCAAGCTACACCCCTCAAGAAAAAGAACAAATTGCAAAAAAATATCTCATCCCCCAAGAGCTCAAAAAGCATGGGCTCAAATCTTATGAGGTAAGCATCGCTAATGGGGCTTTAAAAGAAATTATCGAAAAATATACGCGAGAATCAG
Above is a genomic segment from Helicobacter kayseriensis containing:
- the miaA gene encoding tRNA (adenosine(37)-N6)-dimethylallyltransferase MiaA — translated: MSDFRLIAILGGSGSGKSALGLELAQKLHCDIFSLDSLSIYQEFDIASAKPSLKELSQIPHYGINILKPNEKNNAMLFRNLLFEAIKRSKQKGRSSLLIIGGSSFYLKSILEGLSPHPYLNIEQSQNIAQKIKSLPDLYQFLRQIDPDYNIHPNDTYRLHKALEIYFSTQMPPTQYFAKYPKESFPYPIEKYAIKIDRDILRNRIMQRTQKMLNQGLLHEIESIFTKYDYLIQPANAIGVRESIEYLTQTPLEVLQGKTPPSNPIIAKNTQELCDLISTHTAQLAKRQTTFNRTQFGTIHPPSSIQNAQEGIIWSSSEELLRIIP
- a CDS encoding pyrroline-5-carboxylate reductase, coding for MQKFILVGYGNLASSMMQGFSTHQMFSHCSFLIYGRDFERSKAFASKYPNAQAIPSLEDHLSQDSTLILCIKPKGIQSFQIHQSFFLLYSVMAGVDIATLQKHFPQAQNFARSMPNIGASIQKSSTSLFCLGSLEAQTLAKKLTQAFGSATLLASEELIDASIATNGSSPAFLSLVAEALIESGVREGIPLSQSRELVYATFEGFAQLLLTHSPQEIKALVTSPAGTTAEGLAYLENKGFKGILQEASHQSVLKAKGKI
- the fliW gene encoding flagellar assembly protein FliW; the protein is MVFEVKSPILGFEDVKKMRLEKIDDLFMKLSNDEDSSPIFTLINPFALRPYDFEIPSALELLLEIKSEEDVLVGNIMVLQTPIEQSTINFLAPVIFNVKNKTMAQVVLDSTKYPQYGLTESIDSYYKDQAPQS
- a CDS encoding outer membrane protein assembly factor BamD, with translation MKDLVAKKGAVILVVCLGLFFASCSKKTDEYDKPAMYWYEEIFKEIRYGNLESADTKFSSLQSEHVNSPLIPEAMLALGHAHMAEDEFILAEFYFDEYLKRFSNRKNYSYINYLKILARYYSFKNHSKDQQFMIDSIADIQNYLDAYPNDIYTPFVAYIMTKFKLGMAELNASIINVYKKEGKEYAVKLYLERNDQDLRKNFRNVTNGVPWYMMEALEIKKIDYILPSYVPWYVMIFNW
- the lon gene encoding endopeptidase La; this encodes MNEELMKIDIIVEENLNVYPFMIAPVFISNQKNIQAINKAFKGDKKLLIAFFKEGSNEEFYPVGVVGEMMRKVSLPDGRVKILFRGIGKAVIEELISKTPLEGIVRPFVYKPYNQEMAEATLEVLREQLQYLANVSSSIAPELLRATEDSSDPNRIVDLIASSLKLKKAQAYELFSKNDVQERLLHLIELIVADIENQKLQREIKNRVQTKMDRVNKEYFLKEQIRQIHKELGLEGQKEEEIERYREKLAHIRPHITDEIHKEIKRQIDRLSKMNQDSGDASIVQNYIEWVLEIPFGKMSKEKLSIANVQKQLESDHYSLKKPKERIVEYFAVKELLALRGKDSKDSKGTILCFYGPPGVGKTSLANSIAKAMGRSLVRLALGGLEDVNELRGHRRTYLGAMPGRITQGLIDAKSMDPVMVLDEIDKVGRSFRGDPTSVLLEILDPEQNKEFRDYYTNFNLDLSNVVFIATANDISQIPAPLRDRMEFIHISSYTPQEKEQIAKKYLIPQELKKHGLKSYEVSIANGALKEIIEKYTRESGVRNLRRQIATIMRKSAQKILIDSTSGEKNKVSITQKNLNEFLDKIVFEIDPADKVDQVGVVNGLAWTSVGGDVLKIEVAKILGKGSLNLTGSLGDVMKESARIAHSVVKVLLSEKLLKSNLKAPKDSKESKPIYEYYDLHLHVPEGATPKDGPSAGIAMASVIASVLSDRAVRADIAMTGELTLSGKVLPIGGLKEKLIAAHKAGIKKVLIPLKNYQRDLDEIPEEVRKSLEIIPVEKISEVLKEALV